One genomic segment of Pseudomonadota bacterium includes these proteins:
- a CDS encoding glycosyltransferase — translation MSLRHRFSEYAKYDSRICQELMGLGGLSAATALRLFGRNRRAIELETSIHRNALSRLAEPAIERRFRKSLRATPALEGFIETLAPQRSTQVFFDDPERLLGQRILVIKSPRGAEKGVLLMDYSFVFPLLVRYFDLPAIARRYHLVTEPSWSGLCDREVMCVAGRGFPVFVQTNEPRDIAFLDRLDLDTIPVPIAANWWVDTRVFRPLPGITQDADLFMNSAWSGFKRHAEVFDALARLRARGVKLRALLVGYAGDMTRADVEASARQHGVFDQLEIFEKLRPHQVNEVMNRAKVNLIWSRREGSNRAIIEGFAAGVPGVLREGFNFGHKYPYINSQTGTYASQSTLPDTLLRMIREREKFEPRKWMVDNMSPQIATREIDEHIAAYAARHGEPWTRGELAQKVTSLHSMAYWDESERTRFDADYAFLRARRIP, via the coding sequence ATGAGCCTGCGCCACCGCTTCTCCGAATATGCAAAATACGATTCCCGCATTTGCCAGGAGTTGATGGGGCTCGGCGGATTGTCCGCCGCCACCGCGCTGCGTCTGTTTGGGCGGAATCGACGCGCCATCGAGCTCGAAACCTCGATCCACCGTAACGCGCTGTCGAGGCTCGCCGAGCCGGCCATCGAGCGGCGTTTCCGCAAATCGCTGCGTGCGACGCCGGCGCTCGAAGGTTTCATCGAGACCCTCGCTCCGCAACGTTCGACACAGGTGTTCTTCGACGACCCGGAGCGGCTCCTCGGCCAGCGCATCCTCGTCATCAAGTCCCCGCGCGGCGCCGAAAAAGGCGTCCTGCTGATGGACTACTCGTTCGTGTTTCCGCTGCTCGTCCGGTATTTCGATCTGCCGGCAATCGCGCGCCGCTACCACCTCGTGACCGAACCGAGCTGGTCCGGCCTGTGCGACCGCGAAGTGATGTGTGTCGCGGGCCGCGGATTCCCGGTGTTCGTGCAGACCAACGAACCGCGTGACATCGCCTTCCTCGATCGCCTCGACCTCGACACGATCCCGGTGCCGATCGCGGCGAACTGGTGGGTGGATACCCGCGTGTTCCGTCCCCTGCCCGGGATCACGCAGGACGCGGACCTGTTCATGAATTCCGCGTGGTCAGGCTTCAAGCGGCACGCGGAGGTCTTCGACGCGCTGGCGCGGCTGCGCGCGCGCGGCGTCAAGCTCAGGGCATTGTTAGTCGGTTATGCCGGCGACATGACCCGTGCCGATGTCGAAGCTTCGGCGCGACAGCATGGTGTCTTCGACCAGCTCGAGATATTCGAGAAACTGCGGCCGCACCAAGTCAATGAGGTAATGAATCGCGCCAAGGTGAACCTCATCTGGTCGCGCCGTGAAGGCTCCAACCGCGCGATCATCGAGGGCTTCGCCGCCGGCGTGCCGGGCGTCCTGCGCGAAGGCTTCAATTTTGGGCACAAGTATCCGTACATCAATTCGCAGACCGGCACCTACGCCTCGCAGTCGACCCTGCCCGACACATTGCTGCGGATGATCCGCGAGCGCGAGAAGTTCGAGCCGCGCAAATGGATGGTGGACAACATGAGTCCGCAGATCGCGACACGCGAGATCGACGAGCACATCGCGGCCTACGCCGCGCGGCACGGGGAACCTTGGACGCGCGGCGAGCTTGCGCAGAAGGTCACCTCGCTGCATTCCATGGCCTATTGGGATGAAAGTGAGCGCACGCGTTTCGATGCCGACTACGCGTTCCTGAGGGCGCGCCGGATTCCTTGA
- a CDS encoding putative O-glycosylation ligase, exosortase A system-associated codes for MITDVLALLLLVLFAVLGLRQPYVALSGVIWADLYKPQLLSQSFLFDRPISMIMTALFALSMLINFRDLRWPKHMLYVFMVAAFMAWITLTTFLSQFPAAAWFKWDAAFKTILLAYFIPFVLAKREHLELFLWTVISTMGFFFFVAGVKSLFGGGGYGVSLVSDNEGVMWNEGSTLATQAIAAIPLFYYAAQHSLLAKKIPTLKFILFGLAVSGVLLLIGTQARTGLVALLALVLLALRYSRSRGTIIAMCIAAPLFATPFVPQTWIERMTTITNTQQESSAQGRVAVWRWTLDYVNNEHPVAGGGFNSYFANAGKLGKYAKEGEVVIENKSGKAFHNIFFEVLGEHGYVGLVLFVIIVGHTLLLSRRISKDETREPWLRAFGLCAFMSTAVYCVGGLFIGVAFYPWLYYMYGLVVALSGVAAPFTPDSKAPASGKPARPIRRASARGSATSPAS; via the coding sequence GTGATTACCGACGTCTTGGCTCTTTTACTGCTCGTCCTATTTGCAGTGTTGGGCCTTCGGCAACCGTACGTGGCCCTAAGCGGCGTGATCTGGGCCGACCTTTACAAGCCGCAGCTGCTTTCCCAGTCGTTCCTGTTCGACCGCCCAATTTCCATGATCATGACTGCGCTCTTTGCGCTCAGCATGCTCATCAACTTTCGAGATCTGCGCTGGCCGAAACACATGTTGTACGTGTTCATGGTCGCCGCATTCATGGCGTGGATCACGCTGACGACTTTCTTATCGCAATTCCCAGCTGCGGCGTGGTTCAAGTGGGACGCAGCGTTCAAGACGATCTTGCTCGCGTACTTCATCCCCTTCGTGCTTGCTAAGCGCGAACATCTCGAACTGTTTCTGTGGACCGTCATATCGACGATGGGATTCTTCTTTTTTGTCGCGGGAGTCAAATCGCTATTCGGTGGCGGTGGATACGGCGTCTCCCTCGTCAGCGACAACGAAGGCGTAATGTGGAACGAAGGCAGTACGCTTGCGACGCAAGCAATCGCGGCCATCCCGCTATTCTATTACGCAGCACAGCATTCCTTGCTGGCAAAGAAGATTCCCACGCTCAAGTTCATCCTATTCGGACTCGCGGTTTCCGGCGTGCTGCTGCTGATCGGAACTCAAGCGCGCACCGGCTTGGTCGCGTTACTGGCCTTGGTTCTGCTCGCACTGCGCTACTCGCGCTCGCGTGGCACCATCATCGCTATGTGCATTGCCGCGCCATTGTTTGCGACGCCGTTCGTGCCGCAGACATGGATCGAGCGAATGACCACGATTACGAACACACAGCAGGAATCCTCTGCCCAGGGCCGAGTCGCGGTGTGGCGCTGGACACTGGACTACGTCAACAACGAACACCCGGTGGCGGGCGGTGGCTTCAATTCCTATTTCGCGAATGCGGGGAAACTCGGCAAATACGCGAAAGAAGGTGAAGTCGTGATCGAGAACAAATCCGGCAAGGCTTTCCACAACATCTTCTTCGAGGTATTGGGTGAACACGGATATGTCGGACTTGTCCTGTTCGTCATCATCGTGGGTCACACCCTGCTGTTGAGCCGGCGGATTTCGAAGGACGAGACCCGGGAACCGTGGCTGCGCGCATTCGGACTGTGTGCGTTCATGTCGACGGCGGTGTACTGCGTCGGCGGACTTTTCATCGGTGTCGCGTTCTATCCGTGGCTGTACTACATGTACGGCCTCGTAGTGGCACTCTCCGGTGTGGCCGCGCCCTTCACGCCGGACAGCAAAGCGCCTGCCTCGGGCAAACCGGCGCGGCCCATCCGGCGAGCGTCGGCGCGCGGATCCGCGACTTCTCCCGCGTCATGA
- a CDS encoding acyltransferase, producing MNYLTSLRGIAALLVVLFHVKLYFMDSAFTRAITPMLSHGYLAVDFFLVLSGFIMAFKYHDNFRDAVCPNAADFLAKRVARVFPLHAFVMIVYLSVPLTLYVTGREIDPNQFGAYQYFCKFLLIDLWTFDQISWKSWNVPSWTISAELLAYLFFPLVMFGFQRLHKHAVPVILGGAALLLAFNYQSRGCPTLGQCIGQLGLFRCLIEFALGVGVYLLYRHTRGATARLFCIFTLAALAVYVALAVSPIPNYWYVPAMFAALLYGMLGFRSFVHRFLELKALVFLGDISYSVYLTHLLIAEVFFRVFVPAGQAVASWWLIGGYLMTSLVFSTLTYRLVEKPSRRRVYDLLTGKRTSAAATLD from the coding sequence ATGAACTACCTGACGTCCCTGCGCGGCATCGCGGCGCTTCTCGTGGTCCTGTTCCACGTAAAGCTGTACTTCATGGACAGCGCATTCACGCGTGCGATCACGCCGATGTTGAGTCATGGATATCTCGCGGTTGATTTCTTCCTCGTACTAAGCGGCTTCATCATGGCGTTCAAGTACCACGATAACTTTCGCGATGCGGTCTGCCCCAACGCCGCCGACTTCCTCGCCAAACGCGTCGCGCGCGTATTCCCGTTGCACGCCTTCGTGATGATTGTCTACCTGTCGGTCCCACTGACCTTGTACGTCACTGGTCGCGAGATCGATCCGAATCAGTTCGGCGCATACCAGTACTTCTGCAAATTCCTACTGATCGACCTGTGGACGTTCGACCAGATCAGCTGGAAGAGCTGGAACGTGCCGTCCTGGACGATCAGCGCCGAACTACTGGCGTACCTATTTTTTCCACTGGTGATGTTCGGATTTCAACGGCTGCACAAACATGCCGTGCCGGTCATCCTAGGTGGAGCAGCCCTGTTGCTGGCGTTCAACTACCAGAGCCGCGGTTGTCCCACGCTCGGCCAATGCATCGGCCAACTCGGGTTGTTCCGCTGCCTGATCGAGTTCGCGCTAGGCGTTGGCGTCTACCTGCTGTACCGCCACACCCGCGGCGCCACCGCGCGCCTGTTCTGCATTTTCACGCTGGCGGCTCTTGCTGTGTACGTTGCTCTGGCTGTGTCGCCGATCCCGAACTACTGGTATGTGCCCGCGATGTTTGCCGCGTTGCTGTACGGCATGCTGGGGTTCCGCAGCTTTGTTCACCGCTTTCTCGAGCTCAAGGCTCTGGTCTTCCTCGGGGACATTTCCTACTCGGTGTACCTCACACACCTGCTGATCGCCGAGGTCTTCTTCCGGGTATTCGTACCGGCCGGTCAGGCGGTCGCGAGCTGGTGGCTCATCGGCGGCTATCTGATGACCAGTCTTGTGTTCTCGACGCTGACGTACCGCCTGGTCGAGAAACCCTCACGCCGCCGTGTCTACGACCTGCTCACGGGCAAACGAACCTCCGCTGCGGCTACGTTGGACTAG
- the asnB gene encoding asparagine synthase (glutamine-hydrolyzing) has product MCGIAGFVDFAGHAQEAARARIERMTTIIQHRGPDGAGFFVDGHAALGHRRLAIIDVAAGQQPIGVAQDQVQIVFNGEIYNYLELRRELEARGHQFRTHSDTEVIVVGYLEWGAECIGQLNGMFALAIWDARTQTLLLGRDRVGKKPLYYYRKGSYIAFASELKALRAGGGMPDETDPEALDCYFSFGYIPAPKTIYKAVKKLRAARHLTVSASAEREHQYWKLAIGEPRSMTLAAATDEFEALLDEAVRCRLMSEVPLGAFLSGGLDSSLVVSSMAKISGRQVVTNSIGFDDREFNELSTAGEIARHLKTDHHEFVVQPNATEVLEKISWHFDEPLADSSAIPTWYVCEMARRNVTVALSGDGGDESFGGYTFRYVPHMFESRVRSVLPAVLRGPLFGALGAVWPGSARLPQPLRLKTIFENLSVSDAEAYYRDLVWLRSDARSALYAPEFARSLKGFTPMEVVLPFYTGSDARTPLARSQNADIQFYMTDDVLVKADRMSMAHSLEVRCPLLDYRLIEFGVRLPDKLKVRGRAGKLPLRELAARRLPEEVRNKPKQGFSIPAAKWLRGDLRPMAESLLFDSSRPFGGVLDDKVVRTMWQEHQGAARDHSVFLWGLMMLSLWKRTSGAESPSRSPTSPT; this is encoded by the coding sequence ATGTGTGGAATAGCAGGATTCGTCGACTTCGCAGGCCACGCGCAAGAGGCGGCCCGCGCGCGCATCGAGCGCATGACCACCATCATTCAGCACCGCGGGCCTGACGGCGCCGGTTTCTTCGTCGACGGTCACGCGGCGCTGGGCCACCGCCGGCTTGCGATCATCGACGTGGCTGCCGGCCAGCAGCCGATCGGCGTCGCGCAGGACCAGGTGCAAATCGTCTTCAACGGCGAGATCTATAACTACCTCGAGCTGCGCCGCGAGCTCGAAGCGCGCGGTCACCAGTTCCGCACACATTCGGATACCGAGGTCATCGTCGTCGGGTATCTCGAGTGGGGCGCAGAGTGCATCGGGCAGTTGAATGGCATGTTCGCGCTCGCGATCTGGGATGCGCGCACGCAGACGTTGCTGCTGGGCCGCGATCGCGTCGGCAAAAAGCCGCTTTACTACTACCGCAAGGGCTCGTACATCGCGTTCGCCTCCGAGTTGAAGGCCCTCCGCGCCGGCGGCGGCATGCCGGATGAAACCGACCCAGAAGCGCTCGATTGTTATTTCTCGTTCGGCTACATCCCGGCGCCGAAGACTATCTACAAGGCCGTGAAGAAACTGCGGGCGGCACGGCACCTGACGGTCAGCGCCTCCGCCGAACGGGAGCACCAGTACTGGAAGCTCGCGATCGGCGAGCCGCGGTCCATGACGCTTGCCGCGGCGACCGATGAGTTCGAGGCTTTGCTGGATGAGGCGGTGCGCTGCCGGCTCATGAGCGAAGTGCCGCTCGGCGCGTTCCTGTCGGGCGGCCTCGACTCGTCGCTCGTGGTGTCATCGATGGCGAAGATCTCGGGCCGCCAGGTCGTGACGAACTCCATCGGCTTCGACGATCGCGAGTTCAACGAGTTGTCGACCGCCGGCGAGATCGCGCGGCACCTGAAGACCGACCATCACGAATTCGTGGTGCAGCCGAACGCCACCGAGGTCCTCGAGAAGATCTCCTGGCATTTCGACGAGCCGCTGGCCGACTCGAGCGCCATCCCGACCTGGTATGTGTGCGAGATGGCGCGCCGCAACGTCACGGTGGCGTTGTCCGGCGACGGCGGCGACGAGAGTTTCGGCGGCTACACCTTCCGCTACGTGCCGCACATGTTCGAGTCGCGCGTACGGAGTGTATTGCCTGCCGTGCTGCGCGGCCCGCTGTTCGGTGCGCTTGGCGCGGTATGGCCCGGGTCGGCGCGCCTGCCGCAGCCGCTGCGGCTCAAGACCATTTTCGAGAACCTCAGCGTTTCGGACGCCGAGGCTTACTACCGCGATCTGGTGTGGCTGCGCAGCGATGCGCGCAGCGCGTTGTATGCGCCGGAGTTCGCGAGGTCTCTCAAGGGTTTTACGCCGATGGAAGTGGTGCTGCCGTTCTACACCGGCAGCGACGCGCGTACGCCGCTCGCCCGCAGCCAGAACGCGGACATCCAATTCTACATGACCGACGACGTGCTGGTGAAGGCCGACCGCATGAGCATGGCCCACTCGCTCGAAGTGCGTTGCCCGTTGCTCGACTACCGGCTCATCGAGTTCGGTGTACGGCTGCCGGATAAGCTCAAGGTGCGCGGCCGCGCGGGCAAACTTCCGCTGCGCGAACTGGCCGCGCGCCGGTTGCCCGAAGAAGTGCGCAACAAGCCGAAACAGGGTTTCTCGATCCCCGCGGCGAAGTGGCTGCGCGGCGATCTGCGGCCGATGGCCGAATCATTGCTGTTCGATTCGTCACGGCCGTTCGGCGGCGTGCTCGACGACAAGGTAGTGCGAACCATGTGGCAGGAGCACCAGGGTGCGGCGCGCGACCACAGCGTGTTCCTGTGGGGACTCATGATGTTGTCATTGTGGAAGCGGACGAGCGGCGCCGAAAGCCCGAGCCGGAGCCCAACTAGTCCAACGTAG
- a CDS encoding glycosyltransferase, whose protein sequence is MSQAITYVVNALNPGGTERLVVDMSRVFAREFDLSVICLDEPGSWGQALRAEGIPVHCVWRRPGMDLSMPRKLAKLFRAAGTRLVHAHQCTPWFYSALARLGYGAPRLLLEEHGRFYPEVRNRKRAVVNRAMIRPLTHRFVAVSEDVRQRLEVYEGLDAARIRVIYNGVTPPVELGAEVRAELRATFGIAPDEFVVGTVGRFDSIKNLPMLVRSLATVMQRDTRVRGLLVGDGPEMARIRALVAELALGARMTLTGYRDDARQLAQCMDLFVLSSFSEGTSMALLEAMSAGVPVAVTAVGGNPEIVTAGETGWVVPSDDAAALAGAIHEAARDETLRQRHAAAGRRRFHERFLFSRMLDHYRDLYREMLAQPV, encoded by the coding sequence ATGTCGCAAGCGATCACCTATGTCGTGAATGCGTTGAACCCCGGCGGCACGGAGCGGCTGGTGGTCGACATGAGCCGCGTGTTTGCGCGCGAGTTCGACCTTTCGGTGATCTGCCTCGACGAGCCGGGTTCGTGGGGACAGGCGCTACGCGCCGAAGGTATTCCCGTGCACTGCGTGTGGCGGCGGCCGGGCATGGACCTGTCGATGCCGCGCAAACTCGCGAAGCTGTTCCGGGCCGCAGGTACGCGCCTCGTGCATGCGCACCAGTGCACCCCGTGGTTTTATTCGGCGCTGGCCCGGCTGGGCTACGGCGCGCCGCGGCTGCTGCTCGAGGAGCACGGGCGCTTCTATCCCGAAGTCCGCAACCGGAAACGCGCAGTGGTGAATCGCGCCATGATCCGTCCGCTGACGCACCGGTTCGTCGCCGTGTCGGAAGACGTGCGGCAACGGCTCGAAGTCTACGAAGGGCTCGATGCCGCGCGGATCCGCGTGATCTACAACGGCGTCACGCCGCCGGTCGAACTCGGCGCGGAAGTCCGCGCCGAACTGCGCGCGACTTTCGGCATCGCGCCAGATGAGTTCGTCGTCGGTACCGTCGGCCGTTTCGACTCGATCAAGAATCTGCCGATGCTGGTCCGCAGCCTCGCGACCGTCATGCAGCGGGATACTCGCGTGCGCGGCCTGCTGGTCGGCGACGGGCCCGAGATGGCACGCATCCGCGCCCTGGTGGCCGAGCTTGCGCTGGGGGCGCGAATGACGCTCACCGGCTATCGGGACGACGCGCGTCAGCTCGCGCAGTGCATGGACCTATTCGTGCTGTCGAGTTTCAGCGAGGGCACTTCGATGGCGTTGCTGGAGGCCATGTCCGCGGGAGTGCCGGTGGCGGTGACCGCGGTCGGTGGCAATCCCGAGATCGTCACCGCGGGTGAGACCGGATGGGTCGTGCCTTCCGATGACGCCGCGGCACTCGCTGGCGCGATCCACGAGGCCGCCCGTGACGAGACCTTGCGGCAGCGGCATGCCGCAGCCGGCCGACGCCGCTTCCACGAGCGTTTCCTGTTTTCGCGCATGCTCGATCATTACCGCGACCTGTATCGCGAAATGCTCGCGCAGCCAGTCTGA
- a CDS encoding glycosyltransferase, whose translation MSEQKKINVLDVRSCRGGGGGPEKTILFSAMETDHEHFNMSVAYLKSKDDPEFDLHERAQKLGVKSFFTIDETSKFDIGAIRKLLKLCRDQKIDIFHAHCYKSDLYGLIVSRYHKMKLVTTAHGPLASFKFFWASKNWRVRYLYDQLDLRLLKRYDLVLMVSDTMRDIISKYGVDPKKMMWIRNAIDSKYFRRTGSEDAQFRAQLGIPPGATVVGAVGRLNGEKDYPNLLRAAQILLRKQPDLYFVIAGKGELEAELKQLAVELEVDKRVIFMGHFHDVRKVFSLMDLYVLSSTREGLPNTVLEAMAMEVPIVSTDVDGVKEAVTDQKEALLVPAQDSVALAAGIDRMLNDKTLRERLARQARTTVETDFSFAHRTRTIENLYRKLMSA comes from the coding sequence ATGAGCGAGCAAAAGAAGATCAACGTTCTCGATGTCCGCAGTTGCCGCGGTGGCGGCGGCGGTCCGGAGAAGACCATCCTGTTCTCCGCGATGGAGACGGATCACGAACATTTCAACATGTCGGTCGCGTACCTCAAGAGCAAGGACGATCCGGAGTTCGACCTGCACGAGCGTGCGCAGAAGCTCGGGGTCAAATCCTTCTTCACGATCGACGAGACGTCGAAGTTCGACATCGGCGCGATCCGCAAGCTGCTCAAATTGTGCCGCGACCAGAAGATCGACATCTTCCACGCGCATTGCTACAAGTCGGACCTCTATGGCCTGATCGTCTCGCGATACCACAAGATGAAGCTGGTCACGACCGCGCACGGTCCGCTCGCGAGTTTCAAATTCTTCTGGGCGTCGAAGAACTGGCGCGTGCGTTACCTGTACGACCAGCTCGATCTGCGGCTGCTCAAGCGTTACGACCTCGTGTTGATGGTGTCGGACACGATGCGCGACATCATCAGCAAATACGGTGTCGATCCGAAGAAAATGATGTGGATCCGCAATGCCATCGACTCGAAGTATTTCCGCCGCACGGGCAGCGAAGATGCGCAGTTCCGCGCGCAGCTCGGCATCCCGCCTGGCGCGACCGTCGTCGGCGCGGTCGGCCGTCTCAACGGCGAGAAGGATTATCCGAACCTGTTGCGCGCCGCGCAGATCCTGTTGCGGAAGCAGCCCGACCTGTATTTCGTCATCGCGGGCAAGGGCGAGCTCGAAGCGGAGCTCAAGCAACTGGCGGTGGAACTCGAGGTCGACAAACGCGTGATCTTCATGGGCCACTTCCACGACGTGCGCAAGGTGTTCTCGTTGATGGACCTGTACGTGTTGTCGTCGACGCGCGAAGGGTTGCCGAACACCGTGCTCGAAGCGATGGCGATGGAAGTGCCGATCGTGTCGACCGACGTGGACGGCGTGAAGGAAGCGGTGACCGATCAGAAGGAAGCCTTGCTGGTTCCGGCGCAGGATTCGGTGGCGCTGGCCGCGGGCATCGATCGCATGCTGAACGACAAGACCCTGCGCGAACGTCTCGCGCGGCAGGCGCGCACGACGGTCGAAACGGATTTCAGCTTCGCGCATCGCACCCGCACCATCGAGAACCTGTACCGCAAGCTCATGAGCGCCTGA
- a CDS encoding NAD(P)-dependent oxidoreductase: MNTIAIVGAGGFVGTSLIESLVLSGNTDFRAVIRSYRNMAGFCRFGDAVDVRIADATREAALVKAFTGAAVVVNVTTGPPAGIVASTEAIYNACRTAGVPRFVHLSSAVVYGDVEKPIDDDAPPLDKLWMPYARAKAESERWLRAQKHTNLEVVVLRPGIVWGVRSPHTQGFARSLARKSSFLVDGGKHVFNGVYIANLVAMIRAACDAKGAVAGFYNAGDAERVTWREFYDALGGALGCDPARLPVISGEKFPWSTGAYIDAVQSLGPVNALYHKLKVHIPDGLKAAIRARLEGAYSFDRHATAYATQVGVDRELWHLQRVGHKLPVKKFADTFQFTTPVSFPEAIRRTTAWIETLGLAERPSTVEFSKASNA, translated from the coding sequence ATGAACACCATCGCCATCGTGGGTGCCGGCGGGTTCGTCGGCACGAGTCTCATCGAGTCGCTGGTATTGAGCGGCAACACGGATTTCCGCGCCGTCATCCGCAGCTATCGCAACATGGCCGGGTTCTGCCGCTTCGGGGACGCGGTGGATGTCCGCATCGCCGACGCGACGCGCGAAGCTGCGCTCGTGAAGGCTTTCACGGGCGCCGCCGTGGTCGTCAATGTGACGACGGGGCCGCCGGCCGGCATCGTCGCCTCGACCGAGGCTATCTACAACGCCTGCCGCACGGCCGGTGTGCCGCGTTTCGTGCACCTGAGTTCGGCCGTGGTGTACGGCGACGTCGAAAAACCCATCGACGACGATGCGCCGCCGCTCGACAAACTCTGGATGCCGTACGCGCGCGCCAAGGCCGAATCCGAGCGCTGGCTGCGCGCGCAGAAACATACGAATCTCGAAGTCGTCGTGCTGCGCCCCGGCATCGTCTGGGGCGTGCGTTCGCCGCACACGCAGGGCTTCGCGCGCTCACTCGCGCGCAAATCGAGTTTCCTCGTCGACGGCGGCAAACACGTCTTCAACGGCGTCTACATCGCGAACCTCGTGGCGATGATCCGCGCCGCGTGTGATGCGAAGGGCGCCGTCGCCGGTTTCTACAACGCCGGTGACGCGGAGCGCGTCACCTGGCGCGAGTTCTACGACGCGCTCGGCGGTGCGCTCGGATGCGATCCCGCGCGGCTGCCGGTAATCAGCGGCGAGAAGTTTCCGTGGTCGACCGGCGCCTATATCGATGCGGTCCAGTCGCTGGGCCCCGTCAATGCGCTCTATCACAAGCTCAAGGTGCACATTCCGGACGGCCTCAAGGCTGCGATTCGCGCGCGCCTCGAAGGTGCGTACAGCTTCGACCGGCACGCGACCGCGTACGCGACGCAGGTGGGCGTCGACCGCGAGTTGTGGCACCTGCAGCGCGTCGGCCACAAACTGCCGGTGAAGAAGTTCGCCGACACTTTCCAGTTCACGACGCCGGTGAGTTTCCCCGAAGCCATCCGGCGCACCACGGCGTGGATCGAGACCCTCGGTCTCGCCGAACGTCCGTCTACCGTCGAATTCAGCAAGGCAAGCAACGCATGA
- a CDS encoding Gfo/Idh/MocA family oxidoreductase, giving the protein MSVRTIVVGCGAVAQRLYRKPLAQLAKQKLIEVVGLVDPAAGHAAAMLPAFAGARHFTTLEEACRAAQPQLTLVLTPPHLHCAQTEMAFAHGSHVLCEKPMASSTAECQRMLESARAANKILAIGMIRRYFPAFAKLRELVRTNALGNLQSFEYREGHKFEWAVTTPAAFKPRAKGGAGVLFDIGTHALDFLQSVFGELSAQEYADDVAGGVETNVAMRLESADCGGTLNLSWDVPLVNELRVIGSSAEAVLRIDRFDQLAVGRRGAFVPQTVDISFPADLDKTSPRRIVPLSYADAILCQVVQMLRAIELGEQPAVDGASGAACIRLIEQALSKAAPLPEPWLTPRERAAAAQLHGSAR; this is encoded by the coding sequence ATGAGTGTCCGGACCATAGTCGTGGGTTGCGGCGCGGTGGCGCAGCGGTTGTATCGCAAGCCGCTGGCGCAATTGGCCAAGCAGAAGCTGATCGAAGTCGTCGGCCTGGTCGATCCGGCCGCCGGGCATGCGGCCGCGATGTTGCCGGCCTTCGCCGGCGCGCGGCATTTCACGACGCTCGAGGAGGCTTGCCGCGCAGCGCAGCCTCAGCTCACGCTCGTGCTCACGCCGCCGCACCTGCATTGCGCGCAGACCGAGATGGCCTTCGCGCACGGCAGTCACGTGTTGTGCGAAAAACCGATGGCGAGCTCGACCGCCGAATGCCAACGCATGCTCGAGTCGGCGCGGGCCGCCAACAAGATCCTCGCCATCGGCATGATCCGCCGCTATTTCCCCGCCTTCGCGAAGCTGCGCGAACTGGTGCGCACGAACGCGCTCGGCAACCTGCAGTCGTTCGAATACCGCGAAGGCCACAAGTTCGAGTGGGCCGTGACGACGCCGGCCGCGTTCAAGCCGCGCGCCAAGGGCGGCGCGGGGGTGTTGTTCGACATCGGTACGCACGCGCTCGATTTCCTGCAGTCCGTGTTCGGCGAATTGTCCGCGCAGGAATACGCGGACGACGTGGCGGGTGGCGTCGAAACGAATGTCGCGATGCGCCTCGAGTCGGCCGACTGCGGCGGCACGCTCAATCTTTCCTGGGATGTGCCGCTCGTCAACGAGCTGCGCGTCATCGGCTCGTCAGCCGAGGCGGTGCTGCGCATCGACCGATTCGACCAGCTCGCGGTCGGGCGACGCGGCGCGTTCGTGCCCCAAACCGTTGATATCTCCTTCCCGGCGGATCTCGACAAGACTTCTCCGAGGCGCATCGTGCCGCTCAGCTACGCCGATGCGATCCTGTGCCAAGTCGTGCAGATGCTGCGCGCCATCGAACTTGGCGAACAGCCCGCGGTCGACGGCGCCAGTGGAGCCGCCTGCATCCGGCTCATCGAGCAGGCGCTGTCGAAGGCCGCGCCGCTGCCGGAGCCGTGGCTGACGCCGCGTGAACGAGCCGCCGCGGCGCAGCTGCACGGGAGCGCGCGATGA